In Brachypodium distachyon strain Bd21 chromosome 2, Brachypodium_distachyon_v3.0, whole genome shotgun sequence, one genomic interval encodes:
- the LOC104582647 gene encoding pentatricopeptide repeat-containing protein At2g20540-like isoform X1, which produces MALAPSSATRQVEDAVMASLRACASFRDLLRVHAHAVRLSLSQSSYLATQIVHLCNAHGRVAHATRVFSQVREPNLHLHNAMIKAYAQNHRHLDAITVYIRMLRRRPFPWISCTGGDRFTYPFLLKACGGLMALDLGKQVHGHVVRSGCESNAIVQNSLIEMYTRAGDLVLARKVFDGMQERDVVSWNTVISAHARLGQMRKARAVFNSMPDKTVVSWTALVSGYTAAGDFSGAVEAFRLMQMEGFEPDDVSIVAVLPACAQLGALELGRWIYAYCNRHQMLRETYVCNALVEMYAKCGCIDQALQLFNGMAEKDVISWSTMVGGLAAHGRAQEAVQLFTEMERQGTVKPNGITFVGLLSACSHAGLLDEGLDYFDRMNDVYGIEPGVEHYGCIVDLLCRSGQIQRTLDLISDMPLPADAKIWGSVLNACRSHGDVDTAVLAAERLVALEPEDVGNLVMLANVYAAARRWSEVANTRKAIRSRSMRKTPGCSLIEVDNVVQEFVAGEDLKPEFGGLSGVLDILASQLADDDANFIDSICLVDAQMSAAASAADW; this is translated from the coding sequence ATGGCGCTGGCGCCGTCCAGCGCGACTCGGCAAGTTGAGGATGCGGTCATGGCGAGCCTCCGCGCCTGCGCCAGTTTCCGGGACCTCCTCCGCGTCCACGCTCACGCCGTGCGGCTATCCCTCTCCCAGAGCAGCTACCTCGCTACCCAGATCGTCCACCTCTGCAACGCCCACGGCCGTGTCGCCCACGCGACGCGGGTGTTCTCCCAGGTGCGCGAGCCCAACCTACACCTGCACAACGCCATGATCAAGGCCTACGCTCAGAACCACAGGCACCTCGACGCAATTACAGTCTACATTCGCATGCTCAGGCGCCGTCCATTTCCTTGGATTAGCtgcaccggcggcgaccggtTCACGTAcccgttcctgctcaaggCTTGCGGTGGTCTGATGGCACTCGATCTGGGAAAGCAGGTGCACGGGCACGTGGTGAGGTCCGGGTGCGAGTCCAATGCCATCGTGCAGAACTCCCTGATCGAGATGTATACGCGCGCTGGCGATCTGGTGCTCGCGCGTAAGGTGTTCGACGGAATGCAGGAAAGGGATGTGGTTTCCTGGAACACGGTTATATCGGCGCATGCGAGGCTGGGCCAGATGAGGAAAGCAAGGGCAGTGTTCAACTCCATGCCTGATAAGACGGTGGTTTCCTGGACTGCACTGGTGTCCGGGTACACGGCAGCGGGGGACTTCTCAGGCGCCGTAGAGGCATTCCGGTTGATGCAAATGGAAGGCTTTGAACCGGACGACGTGAGCATCGTGGCAGTGTTGCCGGCGTGTGCTCAATTGGGAGCGCTGGAGCTTGGCAGGTGGATATACGCCTACTGCAACAGGCACCAAATGTTGCGCGAGACATACGTATGCAATGCGCTGGTGGAGATGTACGCAAAGTGCGGGTGCATCGACCAAGCACTGCAGCTGTTTAACGGCATGGCAGAGAAGGACGTCATCTCATGGAGCACCATGGTCGGCGGCCTCGCGGCGCATGGGAGAGCGCAAGAGGCAGTCCAGTTGTTCACGGAGATGGAGAGACAGGGGACGGTGAAGCCGAATGGCATCACATTTGTCGGGCTTTTGTCAGCCTGCTCCCATGCCGGGCTCCTGGACGAAGGGCTGGACTACTTCGACCGCATGAATGATGTCTATGGCATCGAACCTGGAGTCGAGCACTATGGCTGCATCGTCGACCTCCTCTGCCGGTCAGGGCAGATCCAACGTACGCTGGACCTCATAAGCGACATGCCCTTACCTGCCGACGCGAAGATATGGGGCTCAGTTCTCAATGCATGTCGCAGCCACGGGGATGTCGACACGGCCGTGCTCGCTGCTGAGCGGCTTGTCGCACTGGAGCCGGAAGACGTGGGCAACCTCGTCATGTTGGCCAACGTGTACGCCGCGGCGAGGCGGTGGAGTGAGGTGGCAAACACAAGGAAGGCGATAAGGAGCAGGAGCATGAGGAAGACGCCGGGATGCAGCCTGATCGAGGTGGACAACGTGGTGCAGGAGTTTGTCGCAGGGGAGGACCTGAAACCTGAATTTGGTGGCCTTTCTGGCGTTCTGGACATCCTGGCCTCGCAGCTTGCAGACGACGATGCAAATTTCATCGATTCAATTTGTTTAGTTGATGCGCAGATGTCTGCAGCTGCATCTGCAGCTGACTGGTGA
- the LOC104582647 gene encoding pentatricopeptide repeat-containing protein At2g20540-like isoform X2: MRSWRASAPAPVSGTSSASTLTPCGYPSPRAATSLPRSSTSATPTAVSPTRRGCSPRRRPFPWISCTGGDRFTYPFLLKACGGLMALDLGKQVHGHVVRSGCESNAIVQNSLIEMYTRAGDLVLARKVFDGMQERDVVSWNTVISAHARLGQMRKARAVFNSMPDKTVVSWTALVSGYTAAGDFSGAVEAFRLMQMEGFEPDDVSIVAVLPACAQLGALELGRWIYAYCNRHQMLRETYVCNALVEMYAKCGCIDQALQLFNGMAEKDVISWSTMVGGLAAHGRAQEAVQLFTEMERQGTVKPNGITFVGLLSACSHAGLLDEGLDYFDRMNDVYGIEPGVEHYGCIVDLLCRSGQIQRTLDLISDMPLPADAKIWGSVLNACRSHGDVDTAVLAAERLVALEPEDVGNLVMLANVYAAARRWSEVANTRKAIRSRSMRKTPGCSLIEVDNVVQEFVAGEDLKPEFGGLSGVLDILASQLADDDANFIDSICLVDAQMSAAASAADW; the protein is encoded by the exons ATGCGGTCATGGCGAGCCTCCGCGCCTGCGCCAGTTTCCGGGACCTCCTCCGCGTCCACGCTCACGCCGTGCGGCTATCCCTCTCCCAGAGCAGCTACCTCGCTACCCAGATCGTCCACCTCTGCAACGCCCACGGCCGTGTCGCCCACGCGACGCGGGTGTTCTCCCAG GCGCCGTCCATTTCCTTGGATTAGCtgcaccggcggcgaccggtTCACGTAcccgttcctgctcaaggCTTGCGGTGGTCTGATGGCACTCGATCTGGGAAAGCAGGTGCACGGGCACGTGGTGAGGTCCGGGTGCGAGTCCAATGCCATCGTGCAGAACTCCCTGATCGAGATGTATACGCGCGCTGGCGATCTGGTGCTCGCGCGTAAGGTGTTCGACGGAATGCAGGAAAGGGATGTGGTTTCCTGGAACACGGTTATATCGGCGCATGCGAGGCTGGGCCAGATGAGGAAAGCAAGGGCAGTGTTCAACTCCATGCCTGATAAGACGGTGGTTTCCTGGACTGCACTGGTGTCCGGGTACACGGCAGCGGGGGACTTCTCAGGCGCCGTAGAGGCATTCCGGTTGATGCAAATGGAAGGCTTTGAACCGGACGACGTGAGCATCGTGGCAGTGTTGCCGGCGTGTGCTCAATTGGGAGCGCTGGAGCTTGGCAGGTGGATATACGCCTACTGCAACAGGCACCAAATGTTGCGCGAGACATACGTATGCAATGCGCTGGTGGAGATGTACGCAAAGTGCGGGTGCATCGACCAAGCACTGCAGCTGTTTAACGGCATGGCAGAGAAGGACGTCATCTCATGGAGCACCATGGTCGGCGGCCTCGCGGCGCATGGGAGAGCGCAAGAGGCAGTCCAGTTGTTCACGGAGATGGAGAGACAGGGGACGGTGAAGCCGAATGGCATCACATTTGTCGGGCTTTTGTCAGCCTGCTCCCATGCCGGGCTCCTGGACGAAGGGCTGGACTACTTCGACCGCATGAATGATGTCTATGGCATCGAACCTGGAGTCGAGCACTATGGCTGCATCGTCGACCTCCTCTGCCGGTCAGGGCAGATCCAACGTACGCTGGACCTCATAAGCGACATGCCCTTACCTGCCGACGCGAAGATATGGGGCTCAGTTCTCAATGCATGTCGCAGCCACGGGGATGTCGACACGGCCGTGCTCGCTGCTGAGCGGCTTGTCGCACTGGAGCCGGAAGACGTGGGCAACCTCGTCATGTTGGCCAACGTGTACGCCGCGGCGAGGCGGTGGAGTGAGGTGGCAAACACAAGGAAGGCGATAAGGAGCAGGAGCATGAGGAAGACGCCGGGATGCAGCCTGATCGAGGTGGACAACGTGGTGCAGGAGTTTGTCGCAGGGGAGGACCTGAAACCTGAATTTGGTGGCCTTTCTGGCGTTCTGGACATCCTGGCCTCGCAGCTTGCAGACGACGATGCAAATTTCATCGATTCAATTTGTTTAGTTGATGCGCAGATGTCTGCAGCTGCATCTGCAGCTGACTGGTGA